ACATCGCATTATCGCGAATTGCGGGTGGCGATTTATCGCAACGATTAAGCAAACGAAATAATGATGAATTTGGCGAATTGATAGACAACACTAATAAGTTATCTGATGATTTGACCCAGTTATTACAAGCGATTAATAGTGATGCCCATCAATTAGATGAATCCGCTATTCGCTCACAAGTACAAAGCGAAAAAATATCTCATTCAGCTTCACAACAGATTGATAATATTAGCCAAGCCAAACAGCTTGCCGAACAAATACATCACAGTTCAACTCAGGTTAATCAACAAGCTTCTGAATCAGAGCAATATATCAAATCCGCCTCTGTCCAAGGAGGACAAATAAAAACCATTGCCGATGATAACCGTATCCGTATTGAGACCTTATCAAGTAGCTTGCACGACTCAGTTAAGATCATGACAACGCTTAGTCAGCATAGCAACAATATTGGCGGGATTTTAACAACGATTAGTGCTATTGCAGACCAAACCAATTTACTTGCGTTGAATGCAGCCATTGAAGCAGCCAGAGCGGGTGAGCATGGTCGTGGCTTTGCTGTCGTTGCTGACGAAGTACGTTCATTAGCCTCTAGAACTCAATTATCAACAGCTGAAATTCAAACCATGATAGATGCATTGCAACAAGAAACCACAAACGCCGTTAAGGCGATCACCCAAGGACAAAACCAAGCCAGTGAATGTGTAGAACAAAGCCAATCTTTACATGATGCGATTGAAAATATAGAAACCGCATTAAATACCATTAGTGGCATGAGCCAAAATATTACTCACGCGGCCAATGAACAGGTTAGTTACAGTCAACAAATAGAACAAACAATGACTCAGACTGCAGACTCTGCGCAACAAAATGCCCAAGAATCGGCATCAATGACAGAAAGAAGCCAACAACTAAACCAATTAGCTCATTCACTGACGACCTCAGTAGAACGCTTTAAACTATAACCATTAAGCGAATAAAAACCTGAGGAAAAGCCAGAGGGACGGTATCAATAACTCAATAAACTATCAGCTAGATCCATGAGCTGATCCACTGACTTCATGTATCAGTGCAGTGGAACGTTTTATACCATCATGATTAAGCGAATAAAAACCTGAGGAAAAGCCAGAGGGGCGGTATCAATAACTCAATAAACTATCAGCTAGATCCATGAGCTGATCCACTGACTTCATGCTCCAGTACAATGGAACGTTTTATAACATCATGATTAAGCGAATAAAAAGGCCAGAAACGTCAAGTTTCTGGCCTTTTTGACATCTGCTGTTTAATTTATTTCTTGCCTATGGCCCCAACCGCAAAACGTCTGATAATTGATCTAACCATCATTACGGATTCACCTAACTCACTACTATTATGTAAGGATTTTTCTGATGATATTTTAGTTATCTCTGCTGAATCAGCAATATCAATAATCTGTTGGTTAATGTGTTCTGCGACAGCGCCTTGCTCTTCTACAGCGGCTGACATATCCAAGGTAAGTTGGGTAATTTGCTCGACTGATTGATTAATCGACGCTAATGCATTACGAGTTTCATCGACAATTTGAACACCTTTACTCGCCGCTTGCTCGCCCCTAAGTGACACTTGGACAGCGTTACTGGCACGTTTGGTTAATACACTGACAATACTGTGAATTTTATCGGTTGATTCGCGAGTTTTAAATGCCAGAGAGCGGACCTCATCAGCAACAACACTAAATCCTCGCCCTTGCTCACCTGCCCTTGCTGCCTCAATGGCCGCATTTAACGCAAGTAGATTAGTTTGATCGGCAATACTGGAAATAATACTGGCGGCTTGACCAATCTCATTGGTGGATTCCGATAACTCGCGAACGGTAGTCGCAATATCAGCAACCGAGAGATTTAATTCATCAATAGACTGTTTGGCTTGATTTGCAAGTAGAGCCCCTGCACTCACATTGTCTAATGCATCTTTAGCACTATCAGCATTACGCTCGACATTAGCAGAGACCTCTTGTATCGCTGTAGACATCTCTGTAATGGCTGAAGCAATTTGTTGTATTGATGCGCTTTGAAGACCGACAGCTTTAGCGGTTGACTCTGCTTCAACTTGGGTATGCTCAACAATACCATCTAAAGATCCTGCTGCATCCTCGATCCTTGTCATAGCGGTACGACATCGAGCAATTTCACAACCAAGAGCTAATTTAGCCTGTGCTTTGGCGCCAAAATCAGCAAAGTAGGTTTCTGCGACAGTGCGATCGGTAAACGAATTAGGATTGAGTGTGACGACTTCTAGCCAGTCTTGCTGTTGTTTATAGCCTAACCATGCAGCTGATAGAGTGAGTGTGATTAAACTTATCAAGCCAGGGAACAGCCCCCAGAACTCAAAGAGTACCATTGACAAAACAAACATAGGTAACCAAACGGGTAACAACTTAAGTACTTGATGTTTTATTTTAGCATGCAGTGGCCTTGGGGACTTATTGGCCTTAATCCTGGCATAAGCAGCCTCTGCTCGAGCAATTTCTGCAGGTAATGCCGTTATCCTGACGGACTCATATCCTGCTACTTTATTATTTTCAAACACTGGGGTGACAAATGCGCTAACCCAATAGTAATCGCCATTTTTTCGACGATTCTTAACCAACCCCATCCATACTTTACCAGTTGAAATACAGGCCCACATCTCTTTGAACACTTCACTTGGCATATCGGGATGGCGAACGAGATTATGGGGTTTTCCGACTAACTCGCTTTTGTCAAAGCCGCTTACCTCAACAAAAGCATCATTACAATAAGTGATGTGGCCGCGTAGATCAGTTCCTGAAATTAAACGAACTTCATCGTCGAAGTAATATTGCTTTAGGGTAACGGGTTGATTATTGCGCATGAACACTAAATCCTTTTAAATGTATGGAAAATAAGCATCCATTAAGATTATCTTTGACACCAAGGTGCAAAGATAACAATTCCGTTTAATGAGCTTGTTGATTGATAACATCACTGTACTTAACGAGATATAAACTTATTTTGATAAGTCATTATAAGTTTGGTATGTATCTGAAAATTGTCAATTAATTAATTAACTATCTGTAAAATAATTTTGGTCGATTTATTACCAAGCATTACTCTCGTCGTTTTAAACTTAACCTTGATTGGCTTATCGTGAAGCGAGTTGAAAATGAGCTGAATTCAGGATACTTAGCCTAAAACAGTAAATCCAAGATTAGGTTAATCATCCTGTTGCGAGTTTAAAACACATCTCTATCTATAAACTTAACCCGAGCTTCGTCATCACCAAGGGTTAAGTTATCTAATAACATAGTGCTAATAATCGCTTTATACAGCTTGATTAACAATCCAATTAAACTCTCAAAGGGTTTCTATTCAAGAACGTTATTCAGCGTACTCTTGCATAAAATCATCAAGATTATCGTTAATAACTTCTATTTCATCACCACTAAATTGTGCAATGTGAAACAAGCCCTCACCTTCATTGGTGACCGGAATATTGCTGTTGCCAATAATAATCCCATCTGTTGGGGCCTTTAATGGTATCGGCTCGCCGCCCAGAGGGTTTACAATATTGGCTAACACTTGGCCTTTAGATACTCGCTCACCCAATTTAAATTTAATATTCACCAGCCCATCAGATTCACTGCGTACCCAGTAACTGCGACTTGCATTAACACTGGTGGTTTTAGTGTTAATTTTACCTTTGGTCATACCTAAACAACGCATCACATTGATAACGCCATTTACGCCAGACTTAATCGACATATCGCTAAAGCGCAGTGCTTCACCAGCCTCATATAAAATACAAGGAATATTAAGGCTGTTAGCATAACCGCGCATTGAACCTTCACGTGCTTTAGAAGACATTATGACTGGTGCGCCAAAAGCATTAGCCATATCGAGCATCATTGTATCGTCGGTATCACAGCGGATCTGCGGTAAGTTATCGCGATGAATTGCGCCAGTATGTAAATCAATAATATGAGTTGCACGTTTAACTAAAATACTGCTAAATAAATGCGCTAAACGGCTGGCAAGCGCACCTTTAGCTGAGCCCGGAAAACAACGATTTAAGTCACGACGATCGGGTAAATAGCGAGATTGTTGAATAAAACCAAATACGTTAACGATAGGGACAATGAGTAAGGTCCCGGTTAAGGTTTTAGCATTCACACGACCGAGCAAGCGTCGACATATTTCAATGCCATTTAACTCATCACCGTGGATCGCTGCACAAACCAATAAAACAGGTCCCGCTTTAGTGCCATGAAACACTTCAACGTGCAGATCCATCGGTGTATCGTTATACAGTTTTGCTGCGGGCAATTTAACACTTTGTTGAGTGCCTGCCGGTACGCTAACATCACCGATAACAAACGGTTCGTGCTTTCTTGCCATTAACCAACTCCTTTCGTTTTCGAGCTAGTAGATTTAACATTTTTTTCAATAAACTGAATGATTTTTTCCGCAACATCAATACCAGTGGCTTTTTCGATGCCTTCAAGGCCCGGAGATGAGTTAACTTCCATCACTAATGGACCGTGCTTAGAACGTAAAATATCTACGCCCGCAACGTTTA
The Shewanella vesiculosa DNA segment above includes these coding regions:
- a CDS encoding PAS domain-containing methyl-accepting chemotaxis protein — protein: MRNNQPVTLKQYYFDDEVRLISGTDLRGHITYCNDAFVEVSGFDKSELVGKPHNLVRHPDMPSEVFKEMWACISTGKVWMGLVKNRRKNGDYYWVSAFVTPVFENNKVAGYESVRITALPAEIARAEAAYARIKANKSPRPLHAKIKHQVLKLLPVWLPMFVLSMVLFEFWGLFPGLISLITLTLSAAWLGYKQQQDWLEVVTLNPNSFTDRTVAETYFADFGAKAQAKLALGCEIARCRTAMTRIEDAAGSLDGIVEHTQVEAESTAKAVGLQSASIQQIASAITEMSTAIQEVSANVERNADSAKDALDNVSAGALLANQAKQSIDELNLSVADIATTVRELSESTNEIGQAASIISSIADQTNLLALNAAIEAARAGEQGRGFSVVADEVRSLAFKTRESTDKIHSIVSVLTKRASNAVQVSLRGEQAASKGVQIVDETRNALASINQSVEQITQLTLDMSAAVEEQGAVAEHINQQIIDIADSAEITKISSEKSLHNSSELGESVMMVRSIIRRFAVGAIGKK
- a CDS encoding succinylglutamate desuccinylase/aspartoacylase family protein; protein product: MARKHEPFVIGDVSVPAGTQQSVKLPAAKLYNDTPMDLHVEVFHGTKAGPVLLVCAAIHGDELNGIEICRRLLGRVNAKTLTGTLLIVPIVNVFGFIQQSRYLPDRRDLNRCFPGSAKGALASRLAHLFSSILVKRATHIIDLHTGAIHRDNLPQIRCDTDDTMMLDMANAFGAPVIMSSKAREGSMRGYANSLNIPCILYEAGEALRFSDMSIKSGVNGVINVMRCLGMTKGKINTKTTSVNASRSYWVRSESDGLVNIKFKLGERVSKGQVLANIVNPLGGEPIPLKAPTDGIIIGNSNIPVTNEGEGLFHIAQFSGDEIEVINDNLDDFMQEYAE